The Theobroma cacao cultivar B97-61/B2 chromosome 1, Criollo_cocoa_genome_V2, whole genome shotgun sequence genome contains the following window.
GTTGTGGCATAGTGAACTTTGAAGTCAAATAAAGGTGAAtaaagaaaaggggaaaaggAGTAACTGGTTGATAACCAAAGCATCTCTGGCTTTTACTCAATTTTTTCCAAACCAATATATAAACATCAATGTAGATCTTAATGTAAAGGGGTTCTTGTGGAAGAGGAACCGTTAGGGTTGCTTCCAGAAGAGGTAGTGTTGGGGGTCCTTCTGGAAAAGGTAAAGTTAGGGTTTCTTTCCGAAAGAGGTAGTGTTGGGAGTTATTCTGAAAGGGGTAGTATTGGAGTCCTTTCGGAAGGGCAAAGGCTGCATCGTAAACAAGTGAAACAGGATGTACAAATATCCATGAATTACAAATTCTTTCAAGTATTGCTAACATATTCAGTTAATGTTTCTTTGTAGACAGGATGCCGGTAATTTTGGGTGACAAGGAATCAACAGATACATGGCTAAATGGTACGAAAATTGATACGCTGCTTAAGCCATATGAAAATCCAGATTTGGTAAGAGCTTTATTATCAATGTGAGAAATTACCAGGATACATCTGCCTTTTACATATCTTGAATGATAACGaggttctaattgattttcttgGATGCTAAAATTTATCTTTCAGGTTTGGTATCCAGTGACCTCTGCAATTGGTAAGCTGTCTTTTGAAGGACCAGAGTGTGTCAAGGAGGTAGGGCAAATAGGATATTATGTAATGTAGTATCTTATTCTAGCAGATTCTGCTAGTCCAGATTCTAGGTCTAGATACACCATATATAGGGAATTTTCTGAATCTCCTTGGTCGCAGGGATCATGTTCAACAGTAGGGAAGGTTTAGCCAGTAACTTTGCATCTGTCGTGATTCCTTACTTTGTTTGATTGACTGGTTCTGCTTAGCTTGGTTGAGAAATTACTTTACTtgagtgaaaatttttttcaaagttgCATTCGGGGGTAACTCCTCATTTTGGGTTTAATTCCAAAGAATCCAATAATTACTTCTTCAACTGTGTTGGTAGGTACCATTGAAGACACAGGAAAAGAATCCGATTTCAAAGTTTTTCTCAACAAGGGAGGTTAAGAGGGAACAAGAATCAAACATGGAGAAAAGTTTGTGTGATGAATCTGTCCAAACAAATTTGCTGAAGAACTTAAAGGAGGAGCCGAATAGTCCAGAAGACAAAGAAATTCCATCCTTGGCTTCAAAGGGGGACAACGATTCAAAATCTAGTGTTCTTGTCCCAACTTGTGAGGACGTCAGGAAGTGCCAAACAAAGAGGGACTACGAGGAGTTTTCAGCTGATACAAAGCCAGctaaagatgaaattgaagtaAGTCCTGCCAGGAAAAAGGGAAACATCAAGGGTGTTGCTGGTAAGCAACCAACGCTATTTGCGTACTTTGGCAAAAGATAGTTTGTTCCACTGCAATGCATTTGCTTGGGTCAAGGAACAGGTTCACTGTATGGAAACTGCATGTTTATGAGACAGTGCAGGTTGTATTTTGGAGGCCGGGTGGGATCTACATGTAGGATTTTGTGGCAAATACTGGTCTGCATTTTGGAATTGTAGTTTAGATCTCTTTGGGTGGCACATTTTGAACTCCTTGTTTGGTGGGAAGAGACTCGGTTGTACTTGTATGGATTTAGGATCCATGTATATGATTATGAATAGTTcctttcaaaagaaaacagaaCCTTACTAACTTCCTTCTCAGATTTTTCATGTGAGAATTATCTTATACATTGAACAGTTTGCTGGGGACAATCCTGCTTGAAATAACTTATCATTACTGGTAACATTCTTTATCTCTCTATCTTCATTTCTGGGATTACAATTAACTCAGGTAATCTGTCCAAAACAATCAACACGTTGATAACATCTAAGCTGATCAAACATTCAAAAGTAATACAAGAATGTCTCCAGGTGGATTAGTAACGAAGTTCCTCAAGCTATTTGAAAGGATTAGTAATCTTTTAATTCACCAGTGTCTGTTCCGTTTGTACGGACAACATAACTAGTACAAATCCTCAGTATCTTCCGCACATCCAcattatttttcatcaaaGCAAGTTTTTGTTCAATATAATTGTCAACCTAACGCTTAACCTTGCTGTCTGAACCTAATGCTTAACCCTGCTGACTGAAGGTTCCACCTAATTAGGCTAATTGTTCCTTCAGGAGAAGAAGATTAAGATTGCTCAACAATGAGAAGTCCTACCAGtattcaacaaaattaaagaacTACATTCCAAGCCTTGATATTGGATACACTTTTGAAAGATCCCATAGCAGTGGACTAAAAGTATTTGGCAGCAGCTCCTTAGCAGGGCAGTGATCAATTCAGCAGCTAAAGAATTACATGTTTCAGTAGTGCGAAACCAAATGTATTTAGCTGttgtaaaaatcaaaaattagCAGGGTCTAATGACATTCACAACATAGTGCATCACATTTCATTTTGGATGGAACAGATGGAAACTATTGGCAAGTTAACTAAGTTTTCAAGGCTTACAAGTACTTTAACATTATACACTAGTTTCATCAGGAGTTGgcttttaattcaaatatgcaataaaaccttaaaattCTTCTACATTTCCATCACAGAAATCGAAAACACTTTTCTTCTGACAATCCTAGAGTTCAATGATAGGATTTTATAGCATTTCTCTATATAAAGtcattaaaacaaaagaaaaaacagagcATTGTATTAGTAACATCTAATATCTCAGATATAGCTGCCAAGATTTATATATCTGAATGTACTACAAAATAATACCATAACATaaacaagaacaaaattttttttttactaaattCACTACAAAAGTGCACACTAAAAACTACCTTGAATTATCATTTCTTACTCACTCTCCTTGTGGCACAAGGAATCAATACATTCCTCTGCTGTTATTCAGAATCGACCCGAGAGTCCCCAACACCGCAAAAGCCAGAAGTGGACTAACATCCAAGGTATCGAAAATGGGCGGAATTATATTCCTAAACAGATTCAAATAAGGATCACAAAGATCCCTAATAGCTGAAAGTGGCTGCCTGTCCCAAGGGATGTTAGGGAACCAACTGAGTAAAACCCTAACCATCAAAACCCCACTGTATATATCAAGCCACTTTGCTAAACCCGCGGCCACCACCGTCAACGGCGTGTTCAGGTATCCGCTCGGGCGGTCCTTTAAGGAAGCGAAGAAGAGCGGTCCCACAGTGGAAAAAGCGTTAGGGTTCTGGGAGATTGTTTTGAGAGCAAAATTTTGGACCATCTTGGTGAAGATAATGGTGGCGGAGAGGGCTATGGAGAAAAGGGTTTTGAGGGTTCGAGTTGAATCGCTGAGTCGGGACTGAGCCGGGATTTGGGGTGGTCTGCAGGGTATCGTTCGGGAAGGAGAGACGGAAGCTAAAAGGGTAAACTTGGGGTGTTTTTGGTTGGGGTTTGAGGGTTTAATGGGGAGAGAGAGGGCAAGGGAGTTGGTTTTGGAGGTGAAGATTGGGGAAATAGGGTTTCGTGGAGGGAGGTAATTTGAAGCTCGGAGAAGGAGGGTCTGGCTGAGTAACGACATGCTTGGAAATTTTTGTTTagttatctttttttttttttctcggGAAACAAACGTAAAGAGAGAGACGGGTTTGAGGTTACGATGGAGAAAAGTGGATTAACTACAGGGAGCTACGTTATCCATATGTACTGAGTCGACTCTCGAGTTAGGAAGCTTCGGTTTTCCATTATACTTGGAAAATAGGACTGGCATAATCAGGAAACTCAAAAACTCACAAGCCCATTAACAATAGAAGCCCAAAGAGATAAGGCCCAGTTGGGACAGAGTACTGTATTTTCAAGCATATGAGGTGAGGAACAGTGAATACTTAGTAATgattaattgaaaatgatgTAGATGTTTAATATTGCCTACTTTCTTATACAAACGAAATTAAGTGACTTGGTTAATACGATTTTAAAAAGTACTCTGTCATTGGAagggaaaaatcaaattattatgcattttgttttaaatgagATAATTAAAAGTCACGTTTacataattttgtttaagtCGGTAAAATATGAATGATAGTCAATACTAACAGATATCCTTGGTTGTACGTGGAATTAACTTGTTAGATGATGAGAACTTGCATTCTGGCGCTGCAGCCTCATTATTTCCAGTTGAAGCTGTAGGTTTTTATAGCCAAGAGGGGTTGGCCCCGGCAAAGGAGCAAAGTCCAGTGTGGTACCTAGTAATGAGATGAGCAAGCCTCCTGACAGCTAGCTCACAATTCTTTTCAGGTAAAATCCAACCTATCTTTTGAGCTCCACCATCGTTTTAGCCTGAATTGCTCAATCAACATACATacattaaatttgaaagaggaccaaaaaccaaaacagTGAGAGGGAGGAAGAATTTTCAGCTTCTGTGTAAAGCATATTGGAAGAATCTTCAATCTTCAGCACCATAATTTAGTCAATATTGGCAACATTAGATTTACTTGTTACCGGATCATATAAAGAGAGGTCATGTAGCTTAAGTACATCATTaacagaagaaaagaaaactaaaaccaaaggaaaaaaaaataaaagggaaagTATCCAAATTATATCAACATAAGGGAAATAATTGAGGGCGTAAGAAGGGCAAGTACATATAATAAGCCTGTATCCACTTTCCCTTGGGCGTGATTTCCACGATGATCTTCTTCAGCATTCTCAGAGGACCTACCATGACCCCCCATTGAACAACTGGACGTGACCCTAGGCAGAACCCTCGCCGCTTAGCCTTATTCCCCAGCCGTATGGTGCTTCCCCTCCTCCTCCGCAGCCGCCTCCGCCCCGGGCACCACCCAACCAGCACTGTTGAATTTGGAAACATTGATATGGTCATGGAACCTCTCTTCAGCATCCTTAAAAATGGTTGTGCTAAGTGTTTAGTCAATTTGCATCTTAATTCTTATATAGTGACTGTAAAGATAGAGCGAGGTTTTGTTAATCATGAAGGTCATAATGGCAGCAATTATAACAATCAGATGCTCAGGGCCTGATGCTAAAGAgagttgaataaaaaattgtcTTCAGGAAGGATTTCCTTcgattctttttcttttgaggcTTGTGGTAGTCATGATTAGAACAGATGGGGGTTCCTCATCTAGCTTCAAATAAGTTCAAAGAAAACTAGTAGGTGAGAGGTATCAACCACCAAGGAATCCAATTATGCCTCATCACACGTTTGTCCagggaaaaagaaggaaagggCCTCCCAATAGTTTTTATTCTttagttttcctttttgttgtaCTTCCACTTATTCCATCATTCTGTTTCCAGTTAATGTTTGTAAATTCACTGCAACTTTATCACTTCTTCTAGCTGGGCTTCTTCCTTGGGGAGTGGGCTTTAAATGATTATGGATCACCACAGCAGCTAACTATCTGATCCTGTTGCCAGTGCCTAACTGTACTTTTGAAACCCATACACAGTGTTCGCCCGGACTTGTTCATTTGCTGGACCCTTGAACAGTTGAACTCTACTTGGGTTATTTTCTTGTCACTAGATTTTCATATTGACCGGAGAAAATTAAGATGAGAACATCTGGGAAATTGCCAAACACGCTCAGGAGAGAAACTTACTTCGTTCTCAACCtttcaagaaatttaatttcatgGACAAGCTATGAAAATCTTAGTTTTATATGCACAAAACATGTTATGACACAGATCAACAATGAcaatttgatttgataaaatttattcaaaagGAAACAAGGCCCTCACCTCCGTTTGTTAATTTTGTTTGATAATACAGATACTCCACACAAATAGATGGCAGGGCTGGGCCTGGGAGCCTGATAAATACAGTATCAGACTTCAGGTTGGCAAGTGCTGCCTCAGCTCTCTCTGAGAGGAGTTTATTGACCAACAACTCATATCCATAAGAGACTGTGCCTTAATCTATAAATTTGTTTTGTGGATATggggtagtaatataattctggattttcattttttccaagTGTCCTGCAAAACAGGGCGTAAGGAAAAGATTTTCCTCCATTTCACACCTTTCAGAAACATGGCTTTCACTTGATGCCTGCCCTTGAGAAACACACCCACATATAATTAATACAGCGAGGATACCAAATGCTTTCCAACTAGCAAATTTATAGACATAGAATCATATAAAGCCTATCTCTGTTTTCGTTTTCTCCCAGTCcccaaaaagaaatttatctTGACTGAAAGTGGAGAAGCGTTGTTTGATGTGACATGTTTGTTTGTATTCATTCAGTTTGAGCACTTTCTGTGGAAAAATCCGGTAGAAAATTGCTGTGACTTTTCCTGGAATGGAATCACCATGTACCTTTTGTTAATAGTCATATTGatcatcaattcatcatcaaggAGTACTAACTAGTAAACATTCATTGGGGGCCTTGGCTTGCTTGGGCAATAAATAGTCAAATTTCAAGTACCAACTCACCCCTGTTGAGAAAACGCTAGAAGGCTTTTCAAGCAtgtttaaagcgagtaactatCATTCAAACCCTTTGGAAAAAAGCACTTAAAACACACTACAAAGCCTATCCACGGAAAGGCTCATTGGCCATCCATTCAAAAAGAGTGTAAAGTTTTATGGGCTCAAAAGGATTTGTCAGCAGGCAATTACCCACTCTTCatgctttctttcttaaatCCCTTGGATTAATTtagataaaagaaaaggaaaagaatgaCAATTCACTCTGCCTGGTTATTGGCATGATTGGTTTCCTACCATTTTCTAACTCTCAAATACGATAGGAaataagataaagaaaagaagagtaCCGTAAGCCCAAAACAGCAGATATGGGAAGGCaaacttttttcttatcatatctcaatatatatatatctgtcAGAAGGATCCGATTCAGCAGCTGAAACAGTAACAAATTCTATAGGAATAAATGCCAAACATACCACCCATACTTGTCTGCATGCAATGAAACTCCTCTTAGCTCTCTATTCTAGCTTAGACCTACTCATACTCATCCAAAACCCTACGACATCCACCTATAGCAGCACCTATATTCgagtaaaatataaaataaactgAAGAAAGTAGCATATGGGTCGTTCAGGGAGCTTTTGGATGATCATCAACCGCCTCTGCAGTGCCATTATTGCTGTTGGTGTAGTTCTTTGAGGCCGGGTACTTGATAGCATTAAGTTCAACTTTGCGCAGAGCAGCTTTCGCCAGATCAATGCCACAGATATCAGAGAGCCTGACAAGGTAGAGTAGAACATCAGAAAGCTCTTCACCAAGGTGCACTTTCTCCTCTTCTTTCCAATCAGGCAGTCCTTTTGGGACCTCTCCTTTCCACTGAAATATCTCAGAGAGTTCTCCCACTTCACCCACCTATACGATTCATCACAAATATCCAAAAATACAAAAGTTACTTTCTACCAGGGTCAGCCGTTTTAATGAACAAGAATCATTAGTCTTTTAGAGCATGTTTAATTGCTATCGGTTTATGAATATGATAGGAAAAGTAAGAGCAAGAAAAAGGTCATTATTTCGTGGAATTCACAACAAAAAAGGGCAAGCCTATTTGCACTTTGCAGAGATAGTTGGTCAAGTTTGACCCTGTGCGAGACAACATTCACATACCAAGTTAAAAAGCGAAAACCCTAACTTGGAAATCAAGAAAAGTACTAGCAATGAGGAGGAAACAGAAATGGCCCACTTGCGAAGTTGAATCCAAGTTTTGCGTTTTAAGGAGCACAGGATAACGATAAAGTAATTAATATTTCTTCTAATCCAACTGGTTTAAGCTGTATTTTGTTTGGTCAAATCTCCGCAACATAGAAAATGGAAGACATTAgtacaacaacaaaaataatatactGGTAATATCTGACCTTCCATCTTTCTTGGGTCATAGAAATCATAGAGATAAATTATCAGGAAACTACCTAATATCCAGAgacaaaactttaaaaaccaTAACAGAACGATAAGGAAAACCagagaaaaatatatagacAGAAAGAGAAATCCTCATGATGTTTTTCTTGGGATAGACTATACAGAGATACACATACCAGGGCCAAAAGGAGATTTCTAGGGCTGTGAAACTGATCCCAGTCTCTTTCCTTGGCAAAGTTGGCCATTTTCTGCTTGAGAAGATCAAGATTCACACTTTGATCAACTTCCTGAACCCCGGTCATCTTTCTAATACCTTTTTCTAGATGGACAGGGAAAAGATGCTAAGAGAGAAATGATCGATGGATGAAGattgagaaagagagaaagagagaagaataGAGAGACAaccatatataaaaaagaggATGGGGAGAGACCAGAAAACAAAGGGATGTTCTATTGTGGAAAGTAGTAATTGAATTTAAGCCCTTACCTTGTCTGTACTCTTAATTTGGTAAATAGGCTGGTGTGCAGGTATATTTGTACTCATAAAACGTACAAATACGGCTAATTAAGCAGGGGAGGAGACGCTACAGCTACATCCTTACAAGCTATTTACAGTCCATGATGCCACGTGTTAGTATCCCACATGGATTCTCGCCTCGATCCTTGGGCACCCTCGTGTCTTTGTAGGGACCACATGTTCTTtgttgttcttcttcttcttagtTACTTTCATTGGCTTGTTTGCTTTGGCTGGAAACCGGCCTTCCCTTCCTTCTTGGCACTGGCAATCTCTGCGCCTCGCCAGCGCCAGGACCGGGGCCATGGGTCAAGAATAATCTCCTGGTGGAATTGGAGAATTGAATTTATTTCCTTTCGTTTCTGTTTAGCCTAATTAATAgaatagaaaaaaaaggaaaaataacatAACATACCATAAAAATCCCCTAGCATTTAAGAATGTAATCCCAACAGGGGTGAGTGGGTGCCAGCTCCACCTCCTAATTTGCATTTACACCTAAGaataaatgagaaagaatAACAATAGAATGGCAAGTACAACTGAGTTTACGGTTGAGCACAGGACAATTGCACTTAAAAatgtttattatattttagttATAATGGAAATCACTCTACTTAAAAATGCACGGTGATTATGATGCCAATTAAGTTCACATAAGctattaattgtttttatccccttttttaaaaatctgattaatgcaaattgtttgtttttgttttacaaaataatCAAGGGGAGCTTCTAATTAAACACCATGAATAAATTTCTGATTTTTGACAGTTTCCACATGCCAATATGTATAGTTatgacattaattataattctgattaaaagaaaacattttttgGCCTATTAGCTGGCAACCTGGTCACACTTCAATTGCAGTGTGCGTTTCATAACTTGACAATTTGGCCTCAtcactttctttttataagtAATTTTGCCTCACTGTTGCTAGTGCCTAGAATGTTTGGTGAAACGAAAATTTAATTCCAAAATATAGAATAATTGTTTAATCATTTGCGGTTAGATTTATTCTATATGGAAGATAAGTTAGGAGAGCAAAGAGGATCTCACTAAGCCAGAATGAAGGCTACAAATAAGTGAAAGTTGACCCCAAAACTTAAAGCCAATATATATTCTGGACTGTTGTGTGCATTCACACTTAGTGATTTGCATTCTTATATATGGTTAAGGTGATTTTGAATCCTTATcatcaaaacttatatttgtttgtgtttaaaaaattttccagAAGGATGTTAGTAGGCCTGGCTTTCAAGTGTTGCACTTTAATGATGCCGTGAGCTTGAgttcattaattaaaaatatatgtgTCAATTAGTATAAAGTTAGAAGTAAGGTTCATTGTTTCATATATAGAATGCGAAAGGAGATAGATGATGCCTACTTTTTGGAGTTGTGATGATGCTAGGTTATGTCAGCCTCAAATTAAGAATCTCTCATCCAGAACAGACAAGCAAAAATCTGTGTATCTTCTGTTAAACTTGATTTACGTGACTTTATTTCTTTCGGTGACAACAGTTTAACCAAAAGTTTTGTTATCCTCATCAGACTTGGGACATTGCTTCACAAAAGTCTACGCCTTACTCAAGCTACAAGTAAAAGCTTCCGAGCAAGGTTCAATAGGTTACACCAAATCCACTCATGGAAAAGTCTAGTCTCCATCAGGAAACCACCATCTTAGAATTGAGAAACAGGTGATTTGTGGGTTTAATTTGTCCGCTATTT
Protein-coding sequences here:
- the LOC18612644 gene encoding putative SOS response-associated peptidase YoqW, with product MCGRARCTLRADDIPRASHRNDGPVRHVHMDRYRPSYNVGPGMNLPVVRRDDGSNGDGGVVLHCMKWGLIPSFTKKTDKPDFYKMFNARSESVCEKASFRRLLPKSRCLVAVEGFYEWKKDGSKKQPYYIHFKDGRPLVFAALYDCWENSEGEKLYTFTILTTASSSAFLWLHDRMPVILGDKESTDTWLNGTKIDTLLKPYENPDLVWYPVTSAIGKLSFEGPECVKEVPLKTQEKNPISKFFSTREVKREQESNMEKSLCDESVQTNLLKNLKEEPNSPEDKEIPSLASKGDNDSKSSVLVPTCEDVRKCQTKRDYEEFSADTKPAKDEIEVSPARKKGNIKGVAGKQPTLFAYFGKR
- the LOC18612645 gene encoding ylmG homolog protein 1-2, chloroplastic, giving the protein MSLLSQTLLLRASNYLPPRNPISPIFTSKTNSLALSLPIKPSNPNQKHPKFTLLASVSPSRTIPCRPPQIPAQSRLSDSTRTLKTLFSIALSATIIFTKMVQNFALKTISQNPNAFSTVGPLFFASLKDRPSGYLNTPLTVVAAGLAKWLDIYSGVLMVRVLLSWFPNIPWDRQPLSAIRDLCDPYLNLFRNIIPPIFDTLDVSPLLAFAVLGTLGSILNNSRGMY
- the LOC18612646 gene encoding uncharacterized protein LOC18612646; amino-acid sequence: MLKRGSMTISMFPNSTVLVGWCPGRRRLRRRRGSTIRLGNKAKRRGFCLGSRPVVQWGVMVGPLRMLKKIIVEITPKGKWIQAYYMYLPFLRPQLFPLC
- the LOC18612647 gene encoding dCTP pyrophosphatase 1; the encoded protein is MTGVQEVDQSVNLDLLKQKMANFAKERDWDQFHSPRNLLLALVGEVGELSEIFQWKGEVPKGLPDWKEEEKVHLGEELSDVLLYLVRLSDICGIDLAKAALRKVELNAIKYPASKNYTNSNNGTAEAVDDHPKAP